The Huiozyma naganishii CBS 8797 chromosome 3, complete genome genome contains a region encoding:
- the KNAG0C00280 gene encoding uncharacterized protein (ancestral locus Anc_1.11), with translation MTPLSNKRTFSEALKNTSSHDLFVVRNLKESKPPLSSRCLPRKTAFELPSPDTNCDSAESDTSINIESGIQSSPYNGQSQFATANGLFPRDNSTAAPFSTDEDDDAFVDSFNTVHDLENYRFSVERRRTLSRPGSFSIPSRRNVVSKTDLVARERCFDYIVQSIDEVWARYCDTTACAEAEAYGDWNTMKRRKLSSSSRSCPEMSTMTSLASLSHKPLRLSEGEESEESDQDEANSGYKSEGTNITEYETDSSEYRMVSKLPDSVKLESLKCRLTKAKNYLEQFYDSDDYADCIAFWKRWDMIKYSAVEVMEDDDDDEVVEHALKELEEGRCFID, from the coding sequence ATGACGCCATTATCTAACAAACGCACATTCTCAGAGGCGCTCAAGAATACCAGTTCACATGACTTGTTCGTTGTGCGCAATCTTAAAGAGAGCAAGCCGCCACTGAGCAGTCGTTGTCTGCCAAGAAAGACTGCCTTTGAGTTACCTAGTCCAGATACCAACTGCGATAGTGCAGAGAGTGACACTTCGATAAATATAGAAAGCGGCATACAGAGCTCGCCTTACAATGGCCAATCTCAGTTTGCCACTGCAAATGGTCTCTTCCCGAGAGATAATTCAACTGCTGCCCCCTTTTCAACGGATGAAGACGATGACGCCTTTGTGGACTCTTTCAATACAGTCCATGATTTGGAGAATTACAGATTCTCTGTGGAACGGAGGAGGACACTGTCTCGTCCAGGATCGTTTTCCATcccatcaagaagaaacgtCGTCTCAAAGACTGACTTGGTAGCCAGGGAAAGATGTTTCGACTACATTGTCCAATCCATAGATGAGGTATGGGCCAGGTACTGTGATACAACCGCATGTGCTGAGGCTGAAGCCTATGGTGACTGGAATACAatgaagagaagaaagcTGTCTTCCAGCTCCAGAAGCTGTCCTGAAATGTCTACCATGACATCGCTCGCATCTCTCTCTCACAAACCTCTCAGATTATCCGAAGGTGAAGAAAGCGAGGAATCCGATCAAGACGAAGCCAATAGCGGCTACAAGTCAGAGGGGACGAATATTACTGAGTACGAAACAGATTCAAGCGAATACCGTATGGTTTCGAAGTTGCCAGACTCTGTGAAATTAGAATCTCTTAAATGCAGATTAACCAAAGCCAAAAACTACTTGGAACAATTCTATGACTCGGACGACTATGCTGACTGTATCGCGTTCTGGAAACGCTGGGATATGATCAAATATAGTGCAGTCGAGGTTATggaggacgatgacgatgat